Proteins from one Haliaeetus albicilla chromosome 28, bHalAlb1.1, whole genome shotgun sequence genomic window:
- the NEDD1 gene encoding protein NEDD1 isoform X1 — protein sequence MQESIRFASSGDDVKIWDSSSLTVVEQFNPHTPPHPVSSLCWASNNRYLATASAAGDKIVVSSCKSKPVPLFEIAEGAKQTCVSLNSSSSYIASGGLDNTVNIWDLKSRRVYRSLKDHKDEVTCITYNWNDCYIASGSLSGEIILHSVTTNLSSTPFGYGSRQPIRHLKYSTFKKSLLGSVSDSGNVTLWDVNSQNPYHNFENTHKAPASEICFSPVNKLLLVTVGLDKRIILYDTSSKKLLTTIVADFPLTTVDFMPDGTTLAIGCSRGKICQYDLRQLTSPVKTVIAHKGCVKCIRLQFSSTFSKSNLTGSSNKPASKRVEVKAGSNLGGIQNPGIKNIASQASATVSSHLTLPNENKGGDVLQEKTGFPHSGSLDVIPSKETDHGKSADLNNFDGLGRSSLGDVFSPVRDDIIASKVNEDPQGKGDGLDFQPYLLGLDFLPQLPTAFPVKRSPVGSSAQPVRSSPLHALVGSPIKEEEEHSETETKKINLGKQESKEVLKQLSKSSSSSAESVTLSPPPPSTAVKALDTNERLVTSIQAHPAYDLPVNGTTSTSPKVTPPVTAGVASSLSEKIVETIGSSRPNAPLTSIQISFIQNMIQETMDDFREACHRDIVNLQVEMIKQFHVQLNEMHALLERYSVNESLVAEIERLREENKRLRTHF from the exons ATGCAAGAAAGCATACGTTTTGCTTCATCAGGAGATGACGTTAAAATATGGGATTCCTCATCTCTAACTGTGGTGGAGCAGTTCAACCCACATACGCCCCCGCATCCAGTCAGCTCACTATGTTGGGCCAGCAACA ATAGATACCTGGccactgcttctgctgctggtgaTAAAATAGTTGTTTCAAGCTGTAAAAGCAAACCTGTTCCGCTCTTTGAAATAGCTGAAGGA GCAAAACAGACATGTGTGAGCTTGAATTCTAGTTCTTCATATATTGCGAGTGGAGGCCTTGATAACACAGTTAATATCTGGGATCTGAAATCCAGAAGGGTTTACCGTAGCCTTAAG GATCATAAAGATGAAGTCACATGTATTACATATAATTGGAATGATTGCTACATTGCTTCTGGATCTTTGAGTGGTGAAATTATCCTACACAGTGTTACCACCAATTTATCAAGTACTCCCTTTGGTTATGGCAGCCGTCAG CCTATTCGACACTTGAAATATTCAACCTTTAAGAAATCCTTGCTGGGCAGTGTTTCTGACAGTGGAAATGTAACTCTATGGGATGTAAATAGCCAGAACCCATatcataattttgaaaatactcaTAAAGCACCAGCTTCAGaaatctgcttttctccagTCAATAAGCTGCTGCTTGTAACTGTAGGTTTGGATAAAAGAATTATTCTCTATGACACTTCAAGTAAAAA GTTACTGACAACAATAGTAGCTGATTTTCCTCTGACAACAGTAGACTTCATGCCTGATGGTACTACTTTGGCTATAGGATGTTCCCGGGGAAAAATCTGCCAGTATGACTTAAGACAACTGACATCACCAGTGAAAACAGTAATTGCTCACAAAGGCTGTGTGAAATGCATACGTCTTCAGTTCAGTAGCACTTTTtccaag tctaaCCTTACGGGTTCTTCAAATAAACCTGCTTCCAAAAGAGTAGAAGTCAAAGCTGGTAGTAATCTTGGAGGAATTCAAAATCCTGGCATCAAAAACATTGCCTCTCAAGCATCAGCAACAGTTTCATCTCATCTGACATTGCCAAATGAGAATAAGGGAGGAGATGTTCTTCAGGAGAAAACAG GCTTTCCCCATAGTGGCAGCTTGGATGTGATTCCATCTAAAGAAACAGATCATGGGAAAAGTGctgatttaaataattttgatggTTTGGGTCGAAGTAGTTTAGGAGATGTGTTTTCTCCAGTCAGAGATG ATATTATTGCAAGTAAAGTGAATGAAGATCCTCAAGGAAAAGGAGATG GTCTGGATTTTCAGCCCTACCTTTTGGGTTTGGATTTTCTCCCACAGCTTCCCACTGCCTTTCCAGTAAAAAGAAGCCCAGTGGGCAGTAGCGCACAACCAGTACGGTCTAGCCCGTTACATGCACTTGTGGGATCTCCAAttaaggaagaggaagaacattCAGAGACTGAgactaagaaaataaatcttggaAAACAAGAATCTAAAGAAGTCTTAAAGCAG CTTTCAAAATCAAGCTCATCAAGTGCAGAATCTGTAACTTTAAGTCCTCCACCACCATCCACTGCTGTAAAGGCTCTTGATACAAATGAGAGACTAGTGACGAGTATTCAGGCTCATCCTGCATATGATCTACCAGTAAATGGTACTACCTCAACAA GTCCAAAGGTAACACCACCTGTCACTGCTGGAGTTGCCAGTTCGTTGTCAGAAAAAATAGTAGAAACCATTGGGAGTAGCAGACCAAATGCACCTCTGACATCAATCCAAATAAGCTTCATTCAGAATATGATACAAGAAACAATGGATGACTTCAG
- the NEDD1 gene encoding protein NEDD1 isoform X2, whose amino-acid sequence MQESIRFASSGDDVKIWDSSSLTVVEQFNPHTPPHPVSSLCWASNNRYLATASAAGDKIVVSSCKSKPVPLFEIAEGAKQTCVSLNSSSSYIASGGLDNTVNIWDLKSRRVYRSLKDHKDEVTCITYNWNDCYIASGSLSGEIILHSVTTNLSSTPFGYGSRQPIRHLKYSTFKKSLLGSVSDSGNVTLWDVNSQNPYHNFENTHKAPASEICFSPVNKLLLVTVGLDKRIILYDTSSKKLLTTIVADFPLTTVDFMPDGTTLAIGCSRGKICQYDLRQLTSPVKTVIAHKGCVKCIRLQFSSTFSKSNLTGSSNKPASKRVEVKAGSNLGGIQNPGIKNIASQASATVSSHLTLPNENKGGDVLQEKTGFPHSGSLDVIPSKETDHGKSADLNNFDGLGRSSLGDVFSPVRDDIIASKVNEDPQGKGDGLDFQPYLLGLDFLPQLPTAFPVKRSPVGSSAQPVRSSPLHALVGSPIKEEEEHSETETKKINLGKQESKEVLKQLSKSSSSSAESVTLSPPPPSTAVKALDTNERLVTSIQAHPAYDLPVNGTTSTSPKVTPPVTAGVASSLSEKIVETIGSSRPNAPLTSIQISFIQNMIQETMDDFRK is encoded by the exons ATGCAAGAAAGCATACGTTTTGCTTCATCAGGAGATGACGTTAAAATATGGGATTCCTCATCTCTAACTGTGGTGGAGCAGTTCAACCCACATACGCCCCCGCATCCAGTCAGCTCACTATGTTGGGCCAGCAACA ATAGATACCTGGccactgcttctgctgctggtgaTAAAATAGTTGTTTCAAGCTGTAAAAGCAAACCTGTTCCGCTCTTTGAAATAGCTGAAGGA GCAAAACAGACATGTGTGAGCTTGAATTCTAGTTCTTCATATATTGCGAGTGGAGGCCTTGATAACACAGTTAATATCTGGGATCTGAAATCCAGAAGGGTTTACCGTAGCCTTAAG GATCATAAAGATGAAGTCACATGTATTACATATAATTGGAATGATTGCTACATTGCTTCTGGATCTTTGAGTGGTGAAATTATCCTACACAGTGTTACCACCAATTTATCAAGTACTCCCTTTGGTTATGGCAGCCGTCAG CCTATTCGACACTTGAAATATTCAACCTTTAAGAAATCCTTGCTGGGCAGTGTTTCTGACAGTGGAAATGTAACTCTATGGGATGTAAATAGCCAGAACCCATatcataattttgaaaatactcaTAAAGCACCAGCTTCAGaaatctgcttttctccagTCAATAAGCTGCTGCTTGTAACTGTAGGTTTGGATAAAAGAATTATTCTCTATGACACTTCAAGTAAAAA GTTACTGACAACAATAGTAGCTGATTTTCCTCTGACAACAGTAGACTTCATGCCTGATGGTACTACTTTGGCTATAGGATGTTCCCGGGGAAAAATCTGCCAGTATGACTTAAGACAACTGACATCACCAGTGAAAACAGTAATTGCTCACAAAGGCTGTGTGAAATGCATACGTCTTCAGTTCAGTAGCACTTTTtccaag tctaaCCTTACGGGTTCTTCAAATAAACCTGCTTCCAAAAGAGTAGAAGTCAAAGCTGGTAGTAATCTTGGAGGAATTCAAAATCCTGGCATCAAAAACATTGCCTCTCAAGCATCAGCAACAGTTTCATCTCATCTGACATTGCCAAATGAGAATAAGGGAGGAGATGTTCTTCAGGAGAAAACAG GCTTTCCCCATAGTGGCAGCTTGGATGTGATTCCATCTAAAGAAACAGATCATGGGAAAAGTGctgatttaaataattttgatggTTTGGGTCGAAGTAGTTTAGGAGATGTGTTTTCTCCAGTCAGAGATG ATATTATTGCAAGTAAAGTGAATGAAGATCCTCAAGGAAAAGGAGATG GTCTGGATTTTCAGCCCTACCTTTTGGGTTTGGATTTTCTCCCACAGCTTCCCACTGCCTTTCCAGTAAAAAGAAGCCCAGTGGGCAGTAGCGCACAACCAGTACGGTCTAGCCCGTTACATGCACTTGTGGGATCTCCAAttaaggaagaggaagaacattCAGAGACTGAgactaagaaaataaatcttggaAAACAAGAATCTAAAGAAGTCTTAAAGCAG CTTTCAAAATCAAGCTCATCAAGTGCAGAATCTGTAACTTTAAGTCCTCCACCACCATCCACTGCTGTAAAGGCTCTTGATACAAATGAGAGACTAGTGACGAGTATTCAGGCTCATCCTGCATATGATCTACCAGTAAATGGTACTACCTCAACAA GTCCAAAGGTAACACCACCTGTCACTGCTGGAGTTGCCAGTTCGTTGTCAGAAAAAATAGTAGAAACCATTGGGAGTAGCAGACCAAATGCACCTCTGACATCAATCCAAATAAGCTTCATTCAGAATATGATACAAGAAACAATGGATGACTTCAG GAAATGA